Proteins encoded in a region of the Vicia villosa cultivar HV-30 ecotype Madison, WI linkage group LG5, Vvil1.0, whole genome shotgun sequence genome:
- the LOC131604176 gene encoding uncharacterized protein LOC131604176, whose product MARPRAIFVMWMACHNRLNTKDRLARFGNITDGECLFCGEIETCSHLFFACRETYSLWKLVLHWIHIDHRPQAWENELKWIIVRRKGKSWIVKMLKICVAEVIYYVWNARNKKAFQGIDSVLNIQDIKEIICTRAQLDRQLRVFCNDL is encoded by the coding sequence ATGGCAAGGCCTCGTGCCATCTTTGTGATGTGGATGGCATGCCATAATAGATTGAATACGAAAGACAGGTTGGCTAGATTTGGAAATATCACTGATGGAGAGTGTCTTTTCTGTGGAGAAATTGAAACTTGCAGCCATCTGTTTTTTGCTTGCAGGGAAACATATTCTCTGTGGAAACTAGTCCTCCACTGGATTCATATTGATCACAGGCCCCAAGCTTGGGAGAATGAGTTGAAATGGATTATTGTTAGGAGAAAAGGTAAAAGCTGGATTGTTAAGATGCTGAAAATTTGTGTTGCTGAGGTTATCTACTATGTCTGGAATGCTCGAAATAAGAAGGCTTTCCAAGGCATTGACAGTGTTCTCAACATCCAAGATATCAAAGAAATTATTTGTACTAGGGCGCAATTGGATAGACAACTTAGGGTGTTTTGTAATGATCTCTAA